The region ATTCGTAAGTTTAAAAGACTTCCTGTGCCGAATTTTACTTTTGAAACTCATGGGGATTTTGATGCTTTTATtgggtttggttttgattctgTTGGTAGTGATTTTAAGCTGTTGAGATTTGTTATGCTTCGTGCACTCGAAGGTAGTGAGAAACCGCAGCCTCGGGTGGAGGTTTTTTCGCTTAATACCGGGGTTTGGAAAGATATTACTGGAATTGCTCCAAAATATGAGATTGTTGGGAAGGGTACTCAGGCTTTTGTGAATGGGTTTATTCATTTTATGGGATATAGAGGTCATAGGAATGTGATCTTGAGGTTTCATGTGGAAGATGAGGTTTTTCAGCGGATTAAGTTGCCTGATAGTTTAGTTTATGGATTGGGAACTCAAATGTGTGTTTCACGTTATAAAGAGTCTTCTATTGCTGTTTTCTATAAGACTATTTTTGGACCTATTGAATGGCAAGTTTGGGTTATGAAGGAGTACGGTGTTGTTGAATCTTGGACTAAAATCTTGAGTTTTGGTGAGAGTATGGGATTGCCTACTCCGTTGGGGTTTCGGAAGAATGGAGATTTGATGATTGAATGTTGTGATGGAGATATAATCTCGCTTGAACCTGAAAGCCGAAAGATTAAGCGGCTCGGAATTCGTGGGAAAAAACCAGGATATTACTCTTTTGTGGACAGCTATGAGGAGAGTTTGGTGTTATTTGACAGAGGAAAGAAGTAAAAAAGCTTTTGAATTTATCTCGACTTCTTTGCAAGGTTAACTGACAACATTAATGCTTTGTAGTTTGTTCTGTTCATATGATTGTTAAATTTGTTTCCCTTTGTTTGCATGTAGACATCACTTTTAAACGTTGCGGTATTTCTTAAATTGAATGCTCACATTGCTGCATCCAAAATATGTTCTAGATAGTTATTGAATTGAGGCTctattaaatattagttttacTTATTAGAAGCTGCAATGTGGCAAAGAACAAATGTTGTATTTTGGATATATATAGAGTCAATACCATTTTTAGTTTATGATCACTATTGAGCAGTCTCTATTTTGATTCTCACTTGAATTAGGCTAcgtatttgtttttcattttgaatagtTTTAATGTACTTGAGCTTATGATCTTTAGCTGATACCATCTTCGTAGTTATTTTTTAGTTGTCTCTTTATCACATTTGTTGGATGTATAAGACATTGGTTCATCCTGAAAAATGAGTAGATATCTGTGTCTGTTATCATTCTCTTGATGTCATGGATTATTTGCTCTTAATGTCTGTGCTTGATATCACTCTCTTGATTTCATggatcatttttttaatttagattgaCCTGAACCGCCTCAGTTTTACACTTGCTCCACATGTTATACTTATGTCGCCTAAGGTTGTTCCATTGAGGCTGTGTTGTGTTTGGCAATAGCAATACAACTAACAGTGAGATCCACTGCACTAGAATGGATGTGAAAAAGATTAAATGAATCTATTGAGTTATGCTTAGGTTTGCATACTCTGCAGTCTgcactatttttattttcttctgtTCTGCTTTTAATATTAGCTATCAAATATGTTTTGTTCCAAATGTCGGCTTATCGTTATGCTGAATCTCGTTTTGAATTATGctctaaattctaaaaaatttgttttggaaAAAGCCATTTTCTTTGAGCTATATTATGATTATATTACTAGTACTTCTACTACACCTAATTATGAGCTTGATGGGCATCTGATTTTTGGTTTTCACATGGGattttggaaacatttggttgaTGAAATGCCATCTTATATGTGCATTTCAGGTTGTAAGAGTCATCTATTGCTTTGtttcatgaaattaaatttgggACGTCTTGGGTACATATATGGGTTAAGAAAGTGTCTAATGTTGTTGAATCCTAGACATAGATTTTGATATGTGGGGAGAGCATAGGAATGCTTACTTCATTTGAGGTATAACAAGGGAGACTTGAtgatttaaaattaagattaatttGCCTTTAGATAGAGAATACAAAAGTAATAGTTATTCACCAATTCGATATACATAGTTCATCTTTTTCATCTCGATATGCTTCTTAATTTGTTTCTCGTCTTCAGCTATAGACTATGTAGTACACAAACGAAATATTGAAATGGGTAGCACCTAATTGGAAAATGGTGAAACAAAATTTGTATAAGAATAAGTTGTTAGTATAGGGTTTCTGGAGTTTCAGAagtgtttcaaaaaaaaatggaatgCCAAAATGTTGGATTCAAAAAGTTTTTGTGCAACATAAAGGATAGATAAACCTCATTTTTAAGTTAACACCATTTTACAGATTTATGATGTCTAATTCATTGCGTTGGCTGAGTAGAAAGTCCCAAATTATTCTCTGGATTCCTGGTTTGATTAATGATGTTTTGGCTTCAGTAACAAATGTGAACTGGGGTTCACTTTTCCTTGATCATCTTATTCTGTTCTGTCACTAAATTCTGTTTTAAGTTGATTTGATGCAAAATCAGAACTGTCTTCACAGTGATTCTCGTTTGAAACTGCAGCTCCATGGTTTGGGGTGTGCACAAACAAATGCAAACCCAACTGGaaaatttggttcgatttttggcataaaaaaaCTTCAGTTCACATTTTGTACAACAGAaccaattttctttttataagaaataaaattggtttggttcaattttgaaaatgatCAAAACATCGGTTCAATTTGAATTGAATGTACACCTCTACCGCCCATGGCACCTGCAGACGACAggttcaatatttttaaatgttaattttttgaGATTGGATGGTTGGTTTATATTTCTATGGGTTTTCTGCTTTCTTAGCTCATGATATATTTGTACCCATGCAGGTCCAGTCGGTTCGTATGGTTGGTTGAGCCGAGGAAGGGATTATCTCGGTTCTTCTGTAGCTGCTGCAAGTTCAGTATATATGAATACATTTAGTAGCATAGGCTTATGCTATTATGATTTTCCAGTCAGGCTCGGTGACCTTAAACTTTTGTAAAATCAGAGAACTTCTATCTTTAGATTAGCAGTACATTTCCTACTTTCTGCTAATTTCTATCCGGATTTCCTTGGCACTTAAAATATATAGGCACCAATAAACTATAGCTCAAATATATATAACCGGGTTGTATGGTCCTGGAATATGGGTGTCCGATCCTTATGGACTAACTGGAAAGGTACAACCTGTAAATCCGGCATAGGGTAACATTTTGCTAAGGTCGTGCTATCAAATCTTTCTACAAGCATTAAAAATCTCCCTCCCTGatggaaaagaaaagaaaaatataggCGGTGTTTTGATCAAGAGGTTTGGAGTTTATATTTCATTGAATTgtgaaatttttagatttagaattattacaaaaatgtcattcatatattttttattttatcagatgattttttttatttaaattaataatttttccaTCCAAAATGTCTTGTTCCAGTAGAAACACAACATAGTACTTGAATTACACGCAGCTAACTTTTATGATAAAaggatttaattttaataaataaataaaggtatagatattttaattttgataaataaaagtagAGGAATCTAAAATCAAGAACAGTACGAATGCAGGGACCTAAAGATACATTTTGCCTACAAAATCTGGTGAAATTCACTCTGGTGTTTGCTCGACAAATATGACATTGATCAGTAGTACTACTAGGCCTCAGCTTCTAGTTTCTGAAAAACTAGAATCCTGCAAATCAgtcaaacaaatcaaacaaattCACGCCATAATCATAAAATCCAATCCTCCAATTCCAATTCATCTCCTTTACGCTAAGATCACTTCCcttctccaccaccaccaccaccaccaccaaaaCATCAACCACCTCCGGTATGCCTGCTCCGTCGCCAAACTCTGCCACCGCAACCCTGTCCACCTCTTCAATTCCCTCATCCAAATCCTCTCACTCTCCATTCCCAATTCCTTCcctaaaatatttactttgtaCACTCAAATGCTGCTCATCGGCTTGTCTCCTGACTCCTACACTCTCCCTTACCTTCTCAAAGCTTGCACCCACTCCCATGCTTTCTCTGAAGCCCTCCAACTCCATGCCCACGCTGTCAAAACTGGTCTGTTCTCCAGTGTGTTCGTTAAAAACACGCTGTTGAGGGTTTATGCTGTTTGTGGTCGCTCAATTACTTCTGTCCAGAAGGTGTTCGACTTAAGTCCTCACTCGGATTTGGTCTCCTGGACTACTCTCATCCAAGCTTATGCTGACCTTGGGTATCCGTCACAAGCTGTTGATGTGTTCTTTCGGATGACGGATTGGATTGCTGACCCCAAAGTTCTGGTTGTTGTTCTCTCTGCGTGCTCTCAGCTGGGTGATTTTGAGCTCGGTATGAAGGTTCGAGATTATATGGATCAGAATTGTATCGATGTGCATTCTGATGTCTTCCTTGGTAATGCCCTGGTGGATATGTACTTCAAATGCGGTCAGCCTGAATTGGGTTGTCGGCTTTTTCGAGAAATGCCTGTCAAGAACGTAGTCTCGTGGAACTCTGTGATATCGGGGCTGGCTCAGCAGGGGCAGTTTAAAGAGGCgctggatatgtttcgtaggaTGCAGAATGTGGGGTTGAAGCCTGATGCTGTTACTTTAGTTGCTGTGTTGAATTCTTGTGCTAATCTGGGCGTTCTCGAGTTGGGAAAATGGGCTCATTCTTATATG is a window of Mercurialis annua linkage group LG2, ddMerAnnu1.2, whole genome shotgun sequence DNA encoding:
- the LOC130014549 gene encoding F-box protein At3g07870-like; its protein translation is MSVYFPEEVILQIFHKLPVKKLGQCATVCKSWRSLIKNPSFIIAHSNNQTHEPLLLLRFVSNGKEHYSIHFDNQSLQTHMRFNSPVLECENINLYFRVIGSCKGMICLADDLAIFTYTYVLWNPLIRKFKRLPVPNFTFETHGDFDAFIGFGFDSVGSDFKLLRFVMLRALEGSEKPQPRVEVFSLNTGVWKDITGIAPKYEIVGKGTQAFVNGFIHFMGYRGHRNVILRFHVEDEVFQRIKLPDSLVYGLGTQMCVSRYKESSIAVFYKTIFGPIEWQVWVMKEYGVVESWTKILSFGESMGLPTPLGFRKNGDLMIECCDGDIISLEPESRKIKRLGIRGKKPGYYSFVDSYEESLVLFDRGKK
- the LOC126666758 gene encoding pentatricopeptide repeat-containing protein At1g08070, chloroplastic-like, with translation MTLISSTTRPQLLVSEKLESCKSVKQIKQIHAIIIKSNPPIPIHLLYAKITSLLHHHHHHHQNINHLRYACSVAKLCHRNPVHLFNSLIQILSLSIPNSFPKIFTLYTQMLLIGLSPDSYTLPYLLKACTHSHAFSEALQLHAHAVKTGLFSSVFVKNTLLRVYAVCGRSITSVQKVFDLSPHSDLVSWTTLIQAYADLGYPSQAVDVFFRMTDWIADPKVLVVVLSACSQLGDFELGMKVRDYMDQNCIDVHSDVFLGNALVDMYFKCGQPELGCRLFREMPVKNVVSWNSVISGLAQQGQFKEALDMFRRMQNVGLKPDAVTLVAVLNSCANLGVLELGKWAHSYMDKIHIKGDGYVGNALVDMYAKCGCIDEAFKAFQAMKCRDVYSYTAMIVGFAIHGKAHKALDVFSEMNRVGIHPDHVTFVGVLYACSHAGLVEEGRRHFEDMSRLYHLQPQTEHYGCMVDLLGRAGLISEAHEFINKMPILPDAAIWGSLLGSCKIYAEVELGESVIQKLVELEPDRDGAYMLISNLYSSANRWRDALKWRKVMKQKHVNKTPGCSSIEVDGTVHEFRKGEKSHPSSKKLHKLLQQMNHHLRNYGCKHDGDM